In Burkholderia sp. NRF60-BP8, a single window of DNA contains:
- a CDS encoding ABC transporter permease subunit, with amino-acid sequence MFRFVLRRVGMVIPTFIGITILAFALIHLIPGDPIEVMMGERGVDPAMHAEAMKRLGLDEPLPLQYLHYVGRALHGDLGMSIITNTSVAGEFFARFPATVELSLCALVFALVVGLPAGVIAALRRGSVIDHGVMGTALTGYSMPIFWWGLILIMVFSSYLGWTPVSGRIAVEYDFPHPTGFMLIDALLAPDEGSFKSAVSHLILPAIVLGTIPLAVIARMTRSSMLEVLREDYIRTARAKGLSPVRVVVVHALRNALIPVVTVIGLQIGTLLAGAVLTETLFSWPGVGKWLIDAIGRRDYPVVQGGILLIATLVIVVNLVVDLLYGVLNPRIRHTR; translated from the coding sequence ATGTTCAGATTCGTGTTGCGCCGCGTGGGGATGGTGATCCCGACCTTCATCGGCATCACCATCCTGGCGTTTGCGCTGATTCACCTGATACCGGGCGACCCCATCGAAGTGATGATGGGCGAGCGCGGCGTCGATCCCGCGATGCACGCAGAGGCGATGAAGCGCCTCGGGCTCGACGAGCCGCTGCCGCTGCAGTACCTCCACTACGTCGGCCGGGCGCTGCATGGCGACCTCGGCATGTCGATCATCACCAACACCAGCGTCGCGGGCGAATTCTTCGCGCGCTTCCCGGCGACCGTCGAACTGTCGCTGTGCGCACTGGTGTTCGCGCTCGTGGTCGGACTGCCGGCCGGCGTGATCGCCGCGCTGCGGCGCGGCTCGGTCATCGATCACGGCGTGATGGGCACCGCGCTCACCGGCTACTCGATGCCGATCTTCTGGTGGGGGCTGATCCTCATCATGGTGTTTTCGTCGTACCTCGGCTGGACGCCCGTGTCGGGGCGCATCGCGGTCGAATACGATTTCCCGCATCCGACCGGCTTCATGCTGATCGACGCGCTGCTCGCGCCGGACGAAGGCTCGTTCAAGTCGGCGGTGAGCCACCTGATCCTGCCCGCGATCGTGCTCGGCACGATCCCGCTCGCGGTGATCGCGCGAATGACGCGCTCGTCGATGCTCGAAGTGCTGCGCGAGGACTACATCCGCACCGCCCGCGCGAAAGGGCTGTCGCCCGTGCGCGTGGTCGTCGTGCATGCGCTGCGCAATGCGCTGATCCCGGTCGTCACCGTGATCGGCCTGCAGATCGGCACGCTGCTTGCCGGCGCCGTGCTGACCGAGACGCTCTTTTCGTGGCCCGGCGTCGGCAAGTGGCTGATCGATGCGATCGGCCGCCGCGATTATCCGGTCGTCCAGGGCGGCATCCTGCTGATCGCGACGCTCGTGATCGTCGTGAACCTGGTCGTCGACCTGCTGTACGGCGTGCTGAATCCGCGCATCCGCCACACGAGGTAA
- a CDS encoding MFS transporter, with the protein MATIANSTKATRPERALNRRAVVAAVIGNALEWYDFTVFGFMTVVIAELFFPTTSEYSSLLLTTATFGVAFFMRPIGGIVFGLYADRAGRKAALSLVILLMTAGIFLLAIAPPYAAIGIGGPLLIVLGRLLQGFSAGGEFGSATALLIEAAPFSKRGFYGSWQMASQAAALLIGALVGAAVTRGLSHDALRSWGWRVPFILGLVIGPIGFYIRRHLADSEAFLHAQQSARRATLGEVFTRHPREVLCGLGSVIALTVTIYVLISYLPTFAVKQLKLPYAESFYAVIVGNLLLMVLSPVAGAWSDRIGRKGLSLWSLVLTLALMYPLFAWLDAAPSIGRLIAVQAVLSVTLAGYYGPFGAMIAELFPANVRSTGLSIAYNVAVMLFGGFGQFIVTWLIKVTGTPLAPTYYVMAGLALSIVAVAFVPARSADLDAPA; encoded by the coding sequence ATGGCGACGATTGCGAATTCAACGAAAGCGACCCGGCCCGAGCGTGCGCTGAACCGGCGCGCGGTGGTGGCCGCCGTGATCGGCAATGCGCTCGAGTGGTACGACTTCACGGTGTTCGGCTTCATGACGGTCGTGATCGCCGAGCTGTTCTTCCCGACCACCAGCGAATACTCGTCGCTGCTGCTCACCACCGCGACGTTCGGCGTCGCGTTCTTCATGCGCCCGATCGGCGGCATCGTGTTCGGGCTGTACGCGGACCGCGCGGGCCGCAAGGCCGCGCTGTCGCTCGTGATCCTGCTGATGACGGCCGGCATCTTCCTGCTCGCGATCGCGCCGCCCTATGCGGCGATCGGCATCGGCGGGCCGCTCCTGATCGTGCTCGGCCGCCTGCTGCAGGGCTTTTCCGCGGGCGGCGAATTCGGCAGCGCGACGGCGCTGCTGATCGAAGCCGCGCCGTTCTCGAAACGCGGTTTCTACGGCAGCTGGCAGATGGCGAGCCAGGCGGCCGCGCTATTGATCGGCGCGCTCGTCGGCGCGGCCGTCACGCGCGGGCTGTCGCACGACGCGCTGCGCAGCTGGGGCTGGCGCGTGCCGTTCATCCTCGGGCTCGTGATCGGCCCGATCGGCTTCTACATCCGCCGCCATCTCGCGGATTCCGAAGCATTCCTGCATGCGCAGCAAAGCGCGCGCCGCGCGACGCTCGGCGAAGTGTTCACGCGCCACCCGCGCGAGGTGCTGTGCGGGCTCGGCTCGGTGATCGCGCTCACGGTGACGATCTACGTGCTGATCAGCTATCTGCCGACCTTCGCGGTGAAGCAACTGAAGCTGCCTTATGCGGAATCGTTCTACGCGGTGATCGTCGGCAACCTGCTGCTGATGGTGCTGTCGCCGGTCGCCGGCGCGTGGTCGGACCGCATCGGCCGCAAGGGGCTGTCGCTGTGGTCGCTCGTGCTGACGCTCGCGCTGATGTATCCGCTGTTCGCGTGGCTCGACGCGGCGCCGAGCATCGGGCGGCTGATCGCGGTACAGGCCGTGCTGTCGGTGACGCTCGCGGGCTACTACGGACCGTTCGGCGCGATGATCGCCGAGCTGTTCCCGGCCAACGTGCGCTCGACCGGGCTGTCGATCGCGTACAACGTCGCGGTGATGCTGTTCGGCGGCTTCGGCCAGTTCATCGTCACGTGGCTGATCAAGGTCACGGGCACGCCGCTCGCGCCGACCTACTACGTGATGGCGGGGCTCGCGCTGTCGATCGTCGCGGTCGCGTTCGTGCCCGCGCGCAGCGCCGATCTCGATGCGCCGGCGTGA
- a CDS encoding peptide ABC transporter ATP-binding protein, whose protein sequence is MNAVHETRHASRDDDTVLVADALAKHYSVKRGMFGQGTVKALNGVSFSLKRGKTLAVVGESGCGKSTLARQLTMIETPTSGSLTIDGKNVAGASRDTIADLRRRVQMVFQNPFASLNPRKTVEQTLAEPLEINANLSAAERAARIAQIMRTVGLRPEHAKRYPHMFSGGQRQRVAIARAMILDPRIVVADEPVSALDVSIQAQILNLFMDLQEQFKTSYVFISHNLSVVEHVADDVMVMYFGSVAELGDKATIYARPRHPYTRALMSATPAIFEEDRRVQIKLQGELPSPLNPPSGCAFHQRCPYAIERCRVEEPQLREVDGRRVACHRAEEVGEENA, encoded by the coding sequence ATGAATGCTGTCCACGAAACGCGCCACGCGTCTCGCGACGACGATACGGTGCTGGTCGCCGACGCGCTCGCGAAACACTATTCGGTGAAGCGCGGGATGTTCGGGCAGGGCACGGTGAAGGCGCTGAACGGCGTGTCGTTCTCGCTGAAGCGCGGCAAGACGCTCGCCGTCGTCGGCGAGTCGGGCTGCGGGAAGTCGACGCTCGCGCGCCAGCTCACGATGATCGAGACGCCCACGTCGGGCAGCCTGACGATCGACGGCAAGAACGTGGCCGGCGCGAGCCGCGACACGATCGCCGACCTGCGCCGCCGCGTGCAGATGGTGTTCCAGAACCCGTTCGCGTCGCTCAACCCGCGCAAGACCGTCGAGCAGACGCTCGCCGAGCCGCTCGAGATCAACGCGAACCTGAGCGCCGCCGAGCGCGCCGCCCGCATCGCGCAGATCATGCGCACGGTCGGCCTGCGGCCCGAGCACGCGAAGCGCTATCCGCACATGTTCTCGGGCGGCCAGCGCCAGCGGGTCGCGATCGCGCGCGCGATGATCCTCGATCCGCGCATCGTCGTCGCCGACGAGCCGGTGTCCGCGCTCGACGTGTCGATCCAGGCGCAGATCCTGAACCTGTTCATGGATCTGCAGGAGCAGTTCAAGACGAGCTACGTGTTCATCTCGCACAACCTGTCGGTGGTCGAGCACGTCGCCGACGACGTGATGGTGATGTATTTCGGCAGCGTCGCCGAGCTCGGCGACAAGGCGACGATCTACGCACGGCCGCGCCATCCGTACACGCGGGCGCTGATGTCGGCGACGCCGGCGATCTTCGAGGAAGACCGCCGCGTGCAGATCAAGCTGCAGGGCGAGCTGCCGTCGCCGCTCAATCCGCCGTCGGGCTGCGCGTTTCACCAGCGCTGCCCGTATGCGATCGAGCGGTGCCGTGTAGAGGAGCCGCAATTGCGTGAAGTGGACGGCCGGCGCGTGGCCTGCCATCGCGCTGAGGAGGTCGGGGAGGAGAATGCCTGA
- a CDS encoding ABC transporter substrate-binding protein, with the protein MEYNRLLHTLRVTAMAGVAAASLGVAGSAFAQIPNKTLVYCSEGSPAGFDSAQFTTGVDFTAATFTVYNRLVEFERGGTKVEPGLAEKWDVSSDGKVYTFHLRHGVKFHTTDFFKPTREFNADDVVFSFERMLDPNNAFRKAYPVSFPYFTDMGLDKLITKIEKVDPYTVKFTLAEPNAPFIQNMAMEFASILSAEYGDQLMKAGKAADINQKPIGTGPFIFRSYTKDATIRFDGNPDYWKKGAVKLSKLIFSITPDPGVRVQKIKRNECQVMSYPRPADIATLKADPNVDMPSQAGFNLGYLAYNVEHKPVDKLEVRQALDMAINKKAILESVYQGAGQAATAPMPPTQWSYDKNLKMAAYDTAKAKALLAKAGYPNGFEITLWAMPVQRAYNPNARLMAEMIQADWAKIGVKAKIVTYEWGEYIKRAHGGEQDTMLIGWTGDNGDPDNWLGTLLGCEAIKGNNFSHWCYKPFDELVQKGRTTTGQDARTKLYTQAQQIFAQQLPFSPIANSTVYQPVRKNVVDMRIEPLGYARFDGVSVK; encoded by the coding sequence ATGGAATACAACCGTCTGTTGCACACCCTGCGTGTTACCGCCATGGCAGGCGTGGCAGCGGCATCGCTCGGCGTCGCGGGCTCTGCATTCGCACAGATCCCGAACAAAACGCTCGTCTACTGCTCAGAAGGCAGCCCGGCGGGTTTCGATTCCGCGCAATTCACGACCGGCGTCGATTTCACCGCCGCCACGTTCACCGTCTACAACCGCCTCGTCGAATTCGAGCGCGGCGGTACGAAGGTCGAGCCCGGCCTCGCCGAGAAGTGGGACGTGTCGTCCGACGGCAAGGTGTACACGTTCCACCTGCGCCATGGCGTGAAGTTCCACACGACCGACTTCTTCAAGCCGACGCGCGAATTCAACGCGGACGACGTCGTGTTCTCGTTCGAGCGCATGCTCGATCCGAACAACGCGTTCCGCAAGGCATACCCGGTGTCGTTCCCGTACTTCACCGACATGGGCCTCGACAAGCTGATCACGAAGATCGAGAAGGTCGACCCGTACACCGTGAAGTTCACGCTGGCCGAGCCGAACGCGCCGTTCATCCAGAACATGGCGATGGAATTCGCGTCGATCCTGTCGGCCGAATACGGCGACCAGTTGATGAAGGCCGGCAAGGCCGCCGACATCAACCAGAAGCCGATCGGCACGGGCCCGTTCATCTTCCGCAGCTACACGAAGGACGCGACGATCCGCTTCGATGGCAATCCTGATTACTGGAAGAAGGGTGCGGTGAAGCTGTCGAAGCTGATCTTCTCGATCACGCCCGATCCGGGCGTGCGCGTGCAGAAGATCAAGCGCAACGAATGCCAGGTGATGAGCTATCCGCGCCCGGCCGACATCGCGACGCTGAAGGCCGATCCGAACGTCGACATGCCGTCGCAGGCCGGCTTCAACCTCGGCTACCTCGCGTACAACGTCGAGCACAAGCCGGTCGACAAGCTCGAAGTGCGTCAGGCGCTCGACATGGCGATCAACAAGAAGGCGATCCTCGAGTCCGTCTACCAGGGCGCCGGCCAGGCCGCGACCGCACCGATGCCGCCGACCCAATGGTCGTACGACAAGAACCTGAAGATGGCCGCGTACGACACCGCGAAGGCGAAGGCGCTGCTCGCGAAGGCGGGCTATCCGAACGGCTTCGAGATCACGCTGTGGGCGATGCCGGTGCAGCGCGCGTACAACCCGAACGCGCGCCTGATGGCCGAAATGATCCAGGCCGACTGGGCGAAGATCGGCGTGAAGGCGAAGATCGTCACGTACGAGTGGGGCGAGTACATCAAGCGCGCGCACGGCGGCGAGCAGGACACGATGCTGATCGGCTGGACGGGCGACAACGGCGATCCGGACAACTGGCTCGGCACGCTGCTCGGCTGCGAGGCGATCAAGGGCAACAACTTCTCGCACTGGTGCTACAAGCCGTTCGACGAGCTGGTCCAGAAGGGCCGCACGACGACGGGCCAGGACGCGCGCACGAAGCTCTACACGCAGGCGCAGCAGATCTTCGCGCAGCAGCTGCCGTTCTCGCCGATCGCGAACTCGACGGTCTATCAGCCGGTGCGCAAGAACGTGGTCGACATGCGTATCGAACCGCTCGGCTATGCCCGTTTCGACGGGGTGAGCGTGAAGTAA
- a CDS encoding high-potential iron-sulfur protein: MKTSRRSFLITSIGAVSALALSREALADAPMLSETDPTATALGYKADATKVDKTKYPKYAAGQDCAACMLYQGKKGSASGPCGAFPGKQVSAKGWCSAFSKMG, translated from the coding sequence ATGAAAACATCCCGTCGGAGTTTCCTGATCACGAGCATTGGCGCCGTGTCCGCGCTGGCGCTGTCGCGCGAAGCGCTGGCCGATGCGCCGATGCTGTCGGAAACCGATCCGACCGCGACGGCGCTCGGCTACAAGGCCGATGCCACGAAGGTCGACAAGACGAAGTACCCGAAATACGCAGCGGGCCAGGATTGCGCGGCCTGCATGCTGTATCAGGGCAAGAAGGGCTCGGCTTCGGGCCCGTGCGGCGCGTTCCCCGGCAAGCAGGTGTCGGCGAAGGGCTGGTGCAGCGCGTTCTCGAAGATGGGTTGA
- a CDS encoding NAD(P)/FAD-dependent oxidoreductase, giving the protein MEQTDCVVIGAGVVGLAIARELAARGRETIVLEAADAIGTSTSSRNSEVIHAGLYYPRGSLKAVTCVHGRDLLYEFCDTHHVPHRRTGKLLVATSAAQVKQLKAIAARAAENGVLDLLPLTRAEAQTLEPALECVEALFSPSTGIVDSHQLMLALLGDAERDGAVCALQSPVEAIDVLRGGRFIVRTGGAAPTEIDAACVINSAGLGAQALARRTRGLDPRWVPPLYLARGNYFSLSRRAPFSHLIYPMPDRAGLGVHLTLDLGGQARFGPDVEWCDALRYDVDPARAGAFYASIRAFWPGLPDDALQPAYAGIRPKVAGPGEPPADFIVQGAAQHGVRGLVNLFGIESPGLTAALALAQRVGDMVSRA; this is encoded by the coding sequence ATGGAGCAGACGGATTGTGTCGTGATCGGCGCGGGTGTCGTCGGTCTGGCGATCGCGCGCGAACTCGCCGCGCGCGGGCGTGAAACGATCGTGCTCGAGGCGGCCGACGCGATCGGCACGAGCACGAGTTCGCGCAACAGCGAGGTGATTCACGCGGGGCTCTACTATCCGCGCGGTTCGCTGAAGGCGGTGACGTGCGTGCACGGGCGCGACCTGCTGTACGAATTCTGCGACACCCATCACGTGCCGCACCGGCGCACGGGCAAGCTGCTCGTGGCGACCAGTGCCGCGCAGGTTAAGCAGTTGAAGGCGATCGCCGCGCGCGCGGCCGAAAACGGCGTGCTCGACCTGCTGCCGCTCACGCGTGCCGAGGCGCAGACGCTCGAGCCCGCGCTCGAATGCGTGGAGGCGCTGTTCTCGCCGTCGACGGGTATCGTCGACAGCCACCAGCTGATGCTCGCGCTGCTCGGCGATGCGGAACGCGACGGCGCCGTGTGCGCGCTGCAATCGCCGGTCGAAGCGATCGACGTGCTGCGCGGCGGGCGCTTCATCGTGCGCACCGGCGGCGCCGCGCCGACCGAGATCGACGCCGCCTGCGTGATCAATAGCGCGGGCCTCGGCGCGCAGGCGCTCGCACGCCGCACGCGCGGCCTCGACCCGCGCTGGGTGCCGCCGCTCTATCTCGCGCGCGGCAATTATTTCAGCCTGTCGCGTCGTGCGCCGTTCTCGCACCTGATCTATCCGATGCCCGATCGCGCGGGGCTCGGCGTGCACCTGACGCTCGATCTCGGCGGGCAGGCGCGCTTCGGCCCGGACGTCGAGTGGTGCGATGCGTTGCGCTACGACGTCGATCCGGCGCGCGCGGGCGCGTTCTACGCGTCGATTCGCGCATTCTGGCCGGGCCTGCCCGACGATGCGCTGCAGCCGGCGTACGCGGGCATCCGGCCGAAGGTCGCGGGGCCCGGCGAGCCGCCGGCCGACTTCATCGTGCAGGGCGCCGCGCAGCACGGCGTGCGCGGGCTCGTGAACCTGTTCGGCATCGAGTCGCCGGGGCTCACCGCCGCGCTCGCGCTCGCGCAGCGCGTCGGCGACATGGTGTCGCGCGCGTGA
- a CDS encoding ABC transporter permease subunit: MSNLQNTLPSESAPAGGRALALREFWANFSRNRGAVGAGIVVLLLILVAILAPLIAPHSPVEQYRDYVKIPPAWLAGGNWQFILGTDEAGRDILSRLMFGAQMSFWIGFVSVVLALIPGIVLGLIAAFFQKWADTPVMRIMDVLLALPSLLLAVAVVAIIGPGLTNTMFAIAIVALPAYVRLTRASALGELQKEYVTASRVAGAGTLRLMFSQVLPNCTAPLIVQATLGFSSAILDAAALGFLGLGVQPPTAEWGAMLASARDYIDNAWWIVTMPGLSILISVLAINLLGDGLRDALDPKLKRMA; the protein is encoded by the coding sequence ATGAGCAATCTGCAAAATACCCTGCCGAGCGAATCCGCGCCGGCCGGCGGCCGTGCGCTCGCGCTGCGCGAGTTCTGGGCCAATTTCTCGCGCAACCGCGGCGCCGTCGGCGCGGGCATCGTCGTGCTGCTGCTGATCCTGGTCGCGATCCTCGCGCCGCTGATCGCGCCGCACAGCCCGGTCGAGCAATACCGCGACTACGTGAAGATCCCGCCCGCGTGGCTCGCCGGCGGCAACTGGCAATTCATCCTCGGCACCGACGAAGCGGGCCGCGACATCCTTTCGCGGCTGATGTTCGGCGCGCAGATGTCGTTCTGGATCGGCTTCGTGTCGGTCGTGCTCGCGCTGATCCCCGGCATCGTGCTCGGCCTGATCGCCGCGTTCTTCCAGAAGTGGGCCGACACGCCGGTGATGCGGATCATGGACGTGCTGCTCGCGCTGCCGTCGCTGCTGCTCGCGGTCGCGGTCGTCGCGATCATCGGCCCGGGCCTCACCAACACGATGTTCGCGATCGCGATCGTCGCGCTGCCGGCCTACGTGCGCCTCACGCGCGCGTCGGCGCTCGGCGAGCTGCAGAAGGAATACGTGACCGCGTCGCGCGTGGCCGGCGCCGGCACGCTGCGCCTGATGTTCTCGCAGGTGCTGCCGAACTGCACGGCGCCGCTGATCGTGCAGGCAACGCTCGGCTTCTCGTCGGCGATCCTCGACGCGGCCGCGCTCGGCTTCCTCGGCCTCGGCGTGCAGCCGCCGACCGCCGAGTGGGGCGCGATGCTCGCGTCCGCGCGCGACTACATCGACAACGCGTGGTGGATCGTGACGATGCCCGGGCTGTCGATCCTGATTTCGGTGCTCGCGATCAACCTGCTCGGCGACGGGCTGCGCGACGCGCTCGATCCCAAACTGAAGCGGATGGCGTGA
- a CDS encoding ABC transporter ATP-binding protein, whose protein sequence is MTQNLLTIRNLAVNFNGLPAVDRINLSVAPGEVVGVVGESGSGKSVTMMALMGLIDAPGKVTADEVTFDGVDLLKASPKARRRIVGKDIAMVFQDALTSLNPSYTVGYQIKEVLKLHEGLRGDALHRRALELLDQVGIPDAKNRIASFPHQMSGGMNQRVMIAMAVACNPKLLIADEPTTALDVTIQAQIMDLLVKLQKERGMALVLISHDLAVVSEVAHRVAVMYAGEIIETNRVPDIFRAPHHPYTEALLAAIPEHNQGARRLAALPGMVPGRDDRPSGCLFAPRCKYVVDDCRKARPALDTLVPGNDAMRARCIKPLNLSTLDLNGGAR, encoded by the coding sequence ATGACCCAAAATCTACTGACTATCCGCAATCTCGCGGTGAACTTCAACGGCCTGCCCGCGGTCGACCGGATCAACCTGTCTGTCGCGCCGGGCGAGGTGGTGGGCGTCGTCGGCGAATCGGGCTCGGGCAAGAGCGTGACGATGATGGCGCTGATGGGCCTGATCGACGCGCCGGGCAAGGTGACGGCCGACGAGGTCACGTTCGACGGCGTCGACCTGCTGAAGGCGTCGCCGAAGGCGCGCCGCAGGATCGTCGGCAAGGACATCGCGATGGTGTTCCAGGACGCGCTGACGAGCCTGAATCCGAGCTACACGGTCGGCTACCAGATCAAGGAGGTGCTGAAGCTGCACGAAGGCTTGCGCGGCGACGCGCTGCACCGGCGCGCGCTCGAACTGCTCGACCAGGTCGGCATTCCCGATGCGAAGAACCGCATCGCGTCGTTCCCGCATCAGATGTCGGGCGGGATGAACCAGCGCGTGATGATCGCGATGGCGGTCGCGTGCAACCCGAAGCTGCTGATCGCCGACGAGCCGACCACCGCGCTCGACGTGACGATCCAGGCGCAGATCATGGATCTGCTCGTGAAGCTGCAGAAGGAGCGCGGGATGGCGCTCGTGCTGATCTCGCACGATCTGGCGGTGGTATCCGAGGTCGCGCATCGCGTCGCGGTGATGTACGCGGGCGAGATCATCGAGACCAACCGCGTGCCCGACATCTTCCGCGCGCCGCATCATCCGTACACCGAAGCGCTGCTCGCGGCGATTCCCGAGCACAATCAGGGGGCGCGTCGCCTTGCCGCATTGCCGGGCATGGTGCCGGGCCGCGATGATCGCCCGTCCGGCTGCCTGTTCGCGCCGCGCTGCAAGTACGTCGTCGACGATTGCCGCAAGGCGCGGCCGGCGCTCGACACGCTGGTGCCGGGCAACGATGCGATGCGCGCGCGCTGCATCAAGCCGCTCAATCTTTCCACCCTCGATCTGAACGGAGGCGCACGATGA
- a CDS encoding AAA family ATPase produces the protein MTTAMVKQELAVASFSTVYDLEQVETALGDLNESASDALRSTYEKMLKTGNLRFCVKPNRMPSFDALGEALPNFGEPLDDVRKQIALCLETDDRLELMPILLLGPPGIGKTHFAKALAQLLGTAYHYVPMSSLTAGWILSGASSQWKNAKPGKVFDALVNGSYANPVIAVDEIDKAGSDAQYDPLGALYALLEHDTARAFVDEFAEVPINAGNVIWIATANDAHAIPEPLLNRMNVYEIAPPDAAGARRIAQTIYDEIRTSHAWGRRFPDTLGDDALDVLAATPPRTMRRALLHAFGAARLDGRDAIAPADIRADEGAAKRRPIGF, from the coding sequence ATGACGACGGCGATGGTGAAACAGGAACTGGCGGTGGCGTCCTTCAGCACGGTGTACGACCTCGAGCAGGTCGAGACGGCGCTGGGCGACCTGAACGAGAGCGCAAGCGACGCACTGCGCTCGACCTACGAGAAGATGCTCAAGACGGGGAATCTGCGCTTCTGCGTGAAGCCGAACCGGATGCCGTCGTTCGACGCGCTCGGCGAAGCGTTGCCGAATTTCGGCGAGCCGCTCGACGACGTACGCAAGCAGATCGCGCTGTGTCTCGAAACGGACGACCGGCTCGAACTGATGCCGATCCTGCTGCTCGGGCCGCCCGGGATCGGCAAGACGCATTTCGCGAAGGCGCTCGCGCAACTGCTCGGCACCGCGTACCACTACGTGCCGATGAGTTCGCTGACGGCGGGCTGGATCCTGTCGGGCGCATCGTCGCAATGGAAGAACGCGAAGCCCGGCAAGGTGTTCGACGCGCTCGTGAACGGCAGCTACGCGAACCCGGTGATCGCGGTCGACGAGATCGACAAGGCCGGCAGCGATGCGCAATACGATCCGCTCGGCGCGCTGTATGCGTTGCTCGAGCACGACACCGCGCGCGCGTTCGTCGACGAATTCGCGGAAGTGCCGATCAACGCGGGCAACGTGATCTGGATCGCGACCGCGAACGACGCGCACGCGATTCCCGAGCCGCTGCTCAACCGGATGAACGTGTACGAGATCGCGCCGCCCGATGCGGCCGGCGCGCGACGGATCGCGCAGACGATCTACGACGAGATCCGGACGTCGCATGCGTGGGGGCGGCGCTTTCCCGATACGCTCGGCGACGACGCGCTCGACGTGCTGGCCGCGACGCCGCCGCGCACGATGCGCCGCGCGCTGCTGCACGCGTTCGGCGCCGCGCGGCTCGACGGCCGCGACGCGATCGCGCCGGCCGACATCCGCGCCGACGAAGGCGCGGCGAAGCGCCGGCCGATCGGCTTCTGA
- a CDS encoding TraB/GumN family protein, translating into MPEALAARVSGVRRAGAGSARALRAYRYARRWSVRTVTGAALAGACVAASVVVPVEPARAEGRAPATSPIHPSQVPPPGMSLPGFHAPAGADGTVSRGTVRVQPARMPFYVATKGKVTLYVLGTLHTGDPSDYPSAQPFRPRILAALAASPTLALELSPDDLLESQDDVSKYGVCRYPCLQRLLPEPLWERLAARLRGNPAALAEIRKMRPWLAALVVETYDSLSAGLQTEYGTEAQLQNVFLKKKGGRVIGLETLAEQMRAFTGLTLAEQREMLAQDMVQTPAQNADDIKALHRLWRIGDADAISAWAVAKSERLARSKALSASLDNKIVYERNRRFVARMTAIAAPNRPLFVAIGALHLGGPRGVLELLRQQGYRVDAN; encoded by the coding sequence ATGCCTGAAGCGTTGGCGGCGCGCGTGTCCGGCGTGCGCCGTGCGGGGGCCGGCAGCGCGCGCGCGCTGCGCGCGTACCGCTACGCGCGGCGCTGGAGCGTGCGCACCGTCACGGGCGCGGCGCTGGCCGGTGCGTGCGTGGCGGCCAGCGTCGTGGTGCCCGTCGAGCCGGCGCGCGCCGAAGGGCGTGCGCCGGCGACTTCGCCGATTCATCCGTCGCAGGTTCCGCCGCCCGGCATGAGCCTGCCGGGCTTCCACGCGCCGGCCGGAGCGGACGGCACGGTATCGCGCGGCACCGTGCGCGTGCAGCCGGCGCGCATGCCTTTCTACGTCGCGACCAAGGGCAAGGTCACGCTCTACGTGCTCGGCACGCTGCACACGGGCGATCCGTCCGATTACCCGAGCGCGCAGCCATTCCGGCCGCGCATCCTCGCGGCGCTCGCCGCGTCGCCGACGCTCGCGCTCGAACTGTCGCCCGACGACCTGCTCGAATCGCAGGACGACGTGTCGAAGTACGGCGTGTGCCGCTACCCGTGCCTGCAGCGCCTGCTGCCCGAGCCGCTGTGGGAGCGGCTCGCGGCGCGCCTGCGCGGCAATCCGGCCGCGCTCGCCGAGATCCGCAAGATGCGGCCGTGGCTCGCGGCGCTCGTCGTCGAGACCTACGATTCGCTGTCGGCGGGCCTGCAGACCGAATACGGCACCGAGGCGCAACTGCAGAACGTGTTCCTGAAGAAGAAGGGCGGCCGCGTGATCGGACTCGAGACGCTCGCCGAGCAGATGCGCGCGTTCACCGGGCTGACGCTCGCCGAGCAGCGCGAGATGCTCGCGCAGGACATGGTGCAGACGCCCGCGCAGAACGCCGACGACATCAAGGCGCTGCACCGGCTGTGGCGAATTGGCGACGCCGATGCGATCTCCGCATGGGCCGTCGCGAAGAGCGAGCGGCTCGCGCGTTCGAAGGCGCTGTCGGCGTCGCTCGACAACAAGATCGTGTACGAGCGCAACCGGCGCTTCGTTGCACGGATGACGGCAATCGCCGCGCCGAACCGGCCGCTGTTCGTCGCGATCGGCGCGCTGCATCTGGGCGGCCCGCGCGGCGTGCTCGAATTGTTGCGCCAGCAAGGATACCGGGTCGACGCGAACTGA